In Micromonospora sp. NBC_01813, the following are encoded in one genomic region:
- a CDS encoding lytic polysaccharide monooxygenase auxiliary activity family 9 protein produces MRSLKPDQPGRQPRPATRRPLRVLVLALAMVASILPFAGAAQAHGTIINPASRAYQCWQAWGNQHMNPAMQQQDPMCYQAFQSNPDTMWNWMSALRDGLGGQFQARTPDGQLCSNGLSRNNSLNQPGAWRTTNVGRSFTVHLYDQASHGADYFRVYVSKSGFNPATQRLGWGNLDLVTTTGRYAPSQNISFNVSTSGNYRGHHIVFVIWQASHLDQAYMWCSDVNFT; encoded by the coding sequence CCGGCCACCCGCAGGCCCCTTCGAGTGCTTGTCCTGGCGCTCGCCATGGTGGCCAGCATCCTGCCCTTCGCCGGGGCGGCCCAGGCCCACGGCACCATCATCAACCCGGCGAGCCGCGCCTACCAATGCTGGCAGGCCTGGGGCAACCAACACATGAACCCGGCCATGCAGCAACAGGATCCCATGTGTTACCAGGCCTTCCAGTCCAACCCGGACACCATGTGGAACTGGATGAGCGCGCTACGCGACGGCCTCGGCGGCCAGTTCCAGGCCCGCACTCCCGACGGGCAGCTGTGCAGCAACGGCCTCTCCCGCAACAACAGCCTGAACCAGCCCGGAGCGTGGCGGACGACCAACGTCGGCCGCAGCTTCACGGTCCACCTGTACGACCAGGCCAGCCACGGCGCGGACTACTTCCGGGTGTACGTCAGCAAGTCGGGGTTCAACCCGGCCACCCAGCGCCTCGGGTGGGGAAACCTCGACCTGGTGACGACGACCGGGCGGTACGCGCCGTCGCAGAACATCTCGTTCAACGTCTCGACGTCGGGCAACTACCGGGGACACCACATCGTCTTCGTCATCTGGCAGGCGTCGCACCTCGACCAGGCCTACATGTGGTGCAGTGACGTGAACTTCACCTGA
- a CDS encoding SRPBCC family protein, whose product MTRTDTAARVMSAPVERVYAALVDPAALTAWLPPQGMTGRFERFDARPGGSYRLVLTYTDASTAPGKATADSDVVEARFVDIVPGVRVVQAVDFVSDDPAYAGTMTMTWEVSPADDGTRVVIRADDVPAGIRAEDHAAGLASSLANLATYVER is encoded by the coding sequence ATGACCCGTACGGATACCGCAGCCCGGGTGATGTCCGCCCCGGTCGAGCGCGTCTACGCGGCCCTGGTCGACCCGGCCGCGCTCACCGCGTGGCTGCCCCCGCAGGGGATGACCGGCCGGTTCGAGCGGTTCGACGCCCGGCCCGGCGGCTCCTACCGGCTGGTCCTGACCTACACGGACGCCTCGACCGCGCCGGGCAAGGCCACTGCCGACTCCGACGTGGTCGAGGCACGCTTCGTCGACATCGTCCCCGGCGTACGGGTCGTACAGGCCGTCGACTTCGTCTCCGACGACCCGGCGTACGCCGGCACGATGACCATGACCTGGGAAGTCTCGCCAGCCGACGACGGGACCCGGGTGGTGATCCGCGCCGACGACGTACCGGCCGGCATCCGCGCCGAGGACCACGCCGCCGGCCTCGCCTCGTCGCTGGCCAACCTCGCTACCTACGTCGAACGCTAG
- a CDS encoding DUF397 domain-containing protein — protein sequence MSASEPIWRKSSRSSPNGGDCVEVADNLPGRVLVRDSKDRAGGTLAFTPAAWSAFVTHTPSAVR from the coding sequence ATGAGCGCGAGTGAGCCGATCTGGCGTAAGTCCAGCCGCAGCAGCCCGAACGGCGGCGACTGTGTCGAGGTCGCCGACAATCTGCCGGGCCGGGTGCTGGTCCGGGATTCCAAGGACCGGGCCGGCGGCACCTTGGCCTTCACGCCGGCTGCCTGGTCCGCCTTCGTCACCCACACCCCGTCAGCCGTACGCTGA
- a CDS encoding DUF397 domain-containing protein, giving the protein MSASEPIWRKSSRSSSNGGDCVEVADNLPGRVLVRDSKDRAGGTLAFAPAAWSAFVTHTPSAVR; this is encoded by the coding sequence ATGAGCGCGAGTGAGCCGATCTGGCGTAAGTCCAGCCGCAGCAGCTCGAACGGCGGCGACTGTGTCGAGGTCGCCGACAATCTGCCGGGCCGGGTGCTGGTCCGGGATTCCAAGGACCGGGCCGGTGGCACCTTGGCCTTCGCGCCGGCTGCCTGGTCCGCCTTCGTCACCCACACCCCGTCAGCCGTACGCTGA
- a CDS encoding helix-turn-helix domain-containing protein: MSELQDLLRRERTKRNLTQVQVGEAIRISNSAIGGFETGKLIPTDGTAADLDRLYETGKEIQRLATAAREEAQAPWLRSWLDNERRALVLRSFQPLVLPGLLQTEAYARAVLATGPRTRRRLDEAVAVRLERQSATLERDENFQFTGIVAESVLRQPGSFMKDQLEHLVDIGHRPEVQIRVLPADVGMHPGVAGAFVVAVLPGDRRIGYLDDQLSGRVVTAADDVVSLEQAWDALSGLALTVSQSRDLMLRMIDERE, translated from the coding sequence GTGAGCGAGCTTCAGGATCTGTTGCGCCGCGAGCGCACCAAGCGCAACCTCACCCAGGTGCAGGTGGGTGAGGCCATCCGGATCAGCAACTCCGCCATCGGCGGGTTCGAGACCGGCAAGCTGATCCCGACCGACGGCACCGCCGCCGACCTCGATCGGCTCTATGAAACCGGCAAGGAGATCCAGCGGCTGGCCACCGCCGCCCGCGAGGAAGCGCAGGCCCCGTGGCTGCGCTCCTGGCTGGACAACGAGCGGCGGGCGCTGGTGCTGCGCTCGTTCCAGCCGCTGGTGCTGCCGGGGCTGCTGCAGACCGAGGCGTACGCCCGCGCCGTCCTCGCCACCGGCCCGCGCACGCGCCGACGGCTCGACGAGGCGGTCGCCGTTCGACTGGAACGCCAGTCGGCCACGCTGGAGCGCGACGAGAACTTCCAGTTCACCGGGATCGTTGCCGAGTCGGTGCTGCGCCAGCCCGGCTCGTTCATGAAGGACCAGTTGGAGCACCTGGTCGACATCGGCCACCGCCCGGAGGTCCAGATCCGGGTGCTCCCCGCCGACGTCGGCATGCACCCCGGAGTAGCCGGCGCGTTCGTCGTCGCCGTGTTGCCCGGCGACCGGCGGATCGGCTATCTCGACGATCAGCTCAGCGGCCGAGTGGTCACCGCCGCCGACGACGTGGTCTCCCTCGAGCAGGCGTGGGATGCTTTGTCAGGACTGGCGCTCACCGTCAGCCAGAGCCGTGACCTGATGCTAAGGATGATCGATGAGCGCGAGTGA
- a CDS encoding ribbon-helix-helix domain-containing protein, with the protein MTPVRQESPTAAGGKARKPAKGATTQRRVEAGAAGKPKKPTAARPGRKTGKSSASGTKVAQVRLQPEEVAALEAVVQRLNLSSTSEALREGLRLLVREAAETQAAEEIRTFYGDERVPLPAGVAPATEAELKAADEDLW; encoded by the coding sequence ATGACACCTGTACGACAAGAGTCGCCGACCGCCGCCGGAGGAAAGGCTCGCAAGCCCGCCAAGGGCGCGACCACGCAACGGCGCGTCGAGGCCGGTGCCGCAGGGAAACCCAAGAAGCCAACGGCCGCCCGCCCGGGGCGCAAGACAGGGAAGAGCAGCGCCTCTGGCACCAAGGTTGCCCAGGTCCGCCTCCAGCCAGAAGAGGTGGCTGCCCTCGAAGCGGTTGTGCAGCGACTGAATCTCAGCTCCACCTCCGAGGCGCTACGGGAGGGTCTCCGTCTGCTCGTCCGCGAAGCGGCAGAGACGCAGGCAGCGGAAGAGATCCGTACCTTCTATGGCGATGAGCGGGTGCCCCTTCCCGCAGGTGTCGCACCCGCCACTGAGGCCGAGCTCAAGGCAGCGGACGAGGACCTGTGGTAG
- a CDS encoding type II toxin-antitoxin system PemK/MazF family toxin, with product MVGADTALRGEVWVCAMPGPIGPHPAVVLTVNRIALPLSSVTVALVTGSAGPSATHVAVGHEAGLRKYDQSYVNCTDLHTVDKPRLRRRLGRLAPIELRHVEEAIRRILGL from the coding sequence GTGGTAGGTGCTGACACGGCGCTACGCGGCGAAGTTTGGGTATGTGCGATGCCTGGGCCGATCGGACCGCATCCGGCGGTCGTACTCACCGTCAACCGCATCGCACTCCCACTGTCGTCAGTTACCGTCGCTCTGGTCACCGGCAGCGCCGGACCGTCCGCTACCCATGTGGCGGTGGGGCACGAGGCCGGCCTCAGGAAATACGACCAGTCATATGTGAACTGCACGGATCTCCACACGGTCGACAAGCCCCGCCTGCGGAGGCGACTCGGCCGACTGGCGCCCATCGAGCTTCGCCACGTCGAAGAGGCCATCCGACGGATTCTCGGACTTTGA
- a CDS encoding FHA domain-containing protein — MRFEVSKVLDAIERRLSTDPATARAVVDLVEVVRYVDFDNGKPANMLRLGQLVDALGRSVAEENVPVYVVVHRGLLSDADLTSNERMVARRWADDGLVEVLAEPADRMLEVAELLGLPVLSRNRFEGLRGRYPWLGQPGRLLAPLPGHGGPVLTARVGGGSTPATAEPSPNGAQLLVRLWSCPDPECALFGRMRVGRPGGQPPPTLRTGHPTCPRHGERLTEAGARPPAEVLSIRIDGVVRQRFVVSANHAVMVGRAPEGGDGIMLGQWLTEEARRWISRSHVRFELHGKELVIQDVSTNGTGVRPGGSMDDDERRTVKRQARPLQASDIVELYPGVHIGRSRIWATGGVSNPASVMGDAPTMAMRMMDRP, encoded by the coding sequence GTGAGATTCGAGGTCAGCAAGGTACTCGACGCGATCGAGCGCCGGTTGAGCACCGACCCGGCGACCGCACGCGCCGTCGTCGACCTGGTCGAGGTCGTACGGTACGTCGACTTCGACAACGGCAAGCCGGCCAACATGCTCCGGCTCGGGCAGCTCGTCGACGCCCTCGGCCGCAGCGTCGCCGAGGAGAACGTCCCGGTGTACGTCGTCGTGCACCGTGGCCTGCTCTCCGACGCCGACCTCACCTCCAATGAGCGGATGGTCGCCCGCAGGTGGGCCGACGACGGCCTCGTCGAGGTGCTCGCCGAGCCCGCCGACCGGATGCTGGAAGTCGCCGAACTGCTCGGCCTGCCGGTGCTCAGCCGCAACCGTTTCGAGGGCCTGCGCGGCCGTTACCCGTGGCTCGGCCAGCCCGGCCGGCTGCTCGCCCCACTGCCCGGCCACGGCGGGCCGGTGCTGACCGCCCGGGTCGGCGGCGGCAGCACCCCGGCGACCGCCGAACCGTCGCCGAACGGCGCCCAGCTGCTGGTCCGGCTGTGGAGCTGCCCCGACCCCGAATGTGCGCTGTTCGGGCGGATGCGGGTCGGCCGCCCCGGCGGCCAGCCGCCGCCGACGCTGCGCACCGGGCACCCGACCTGCCCGCGCCACGGCGAGCGGCTCACCGAGGCGGGCGCCCGCCCGCCGGCCGAGGTGCTGTCGATCCGGATCGACGGCGTGGTCCGTCAGCGGTTCGTGGTCTCCGCCAACCATGCGGTGATGGTCGGCCGGGCGCCGGAGGGCGGCGACGGCATCATGCTCGGCCAGTGGCTCACCGAGGAGGCGCGGCGCTGGATCAGCCGCAGCCACGTCCGGTTCGAGCTGCACGGCAAGGAGCTGGTGATTCAGGACGTCAGCACCAACGGCACCGGGGTACGACCGGGCGGCTCGATGGACGACGACGAGCGCCGCACCGTCAAACGCCAGGCCCGGCCGCTGCAGGCCAGCGACATCGTCGAGCTCTACCCGGGCGTACACATCGGTCGGTCCCGGATCTGGGCCACCGGCGGGGTGTCGAACCCGGCGTCGGTGATGGGCGACGCCCCCACCATGGCCATGCGGATGATGGACCGCCCCTGA
- a CDS encoding 4a-hydroxytetrahydrobiopterin dehydratase, with translation MAEVLDTTQVQAALTGLTDWTGDAEAIARTVTFATFPDAIAVVTRVAMTAEEMDHHPDIDIRWRTLTLRCSTHSAGGTTGLDIELASRIDAIIAAQG, from the coding sequence ATGGCAGAGGTGCTCGACACCACGCAGGTGCAGGCCGCGCTCACCGGGCTGACCGACTGGACCGGCGACGCCGAGGCGATCGCCCGTACCGTCACGTTCGCGACCTTTCCCGACGCGATCGCCGTGGTCACCCGCGTCGCGATGACCGCCGAGGAGATGGACCACCACCCGGACATCGACATCCGCTGGCGGACCCTGACGCTCCGCTGCAGCACCCACTCCGCTGGAGGGACAACCGGGCTCGACATAGAGTTGGCCAGCCGCATCGACGCGATCATCGCGGCACAGGGCTGA
- a CDS encoding fatty acid desaturase family protein, with translation MTAAAPTRPAAERRGSDFSELSRRIGQAGLLQRRHGWYAVRLALTVGAYLAGWAVLLVGGDSWWQLLTAVGLAIATTHMGFLGHDAGHRQMFRTRRISEVTGLMLGNLAIGLSYGWWMDKHTRHHANPNHVDDDPDVGVGTLSWTPEQTADKRGPALWLVRRQAYLFFPLLLLEGLALRVASIQAVISGPVRYRAAEASLLVVHTAAYLGLVFATLSPLKALAFIAIHQAIWGFYMGCAFAPNHKGMPMFGPDDNLDFLRKQVLTSRNIRGGWFVDNLLGGLNYQIEHHLFPSMPRPHLRHAQPIVRDYCRELGLPYAETGLVDSYAEALRHLHTVGQPQR, from the coding sequence ATGACCGCTGCCGCCCCTACCCGCCCCGCCGCCGAGCGCCGAGGCAGTGACTTCTCCGAACTGTCCCGCCGCATCGGCCAAGCCGGGCTGCTGCAGCGGCGCCACGGCTGGTACGCCGTCCGGCTCGCCCTGACCGTCGGGGCGTACCTCGCCGGGTGGGCGGTGCTCCTGGTCGGCGGCGACAGCTGGTGGCAACTGCTCACCGCGGTCGGGCTGGCGATCGCCACCACCCACATGGGGTTCCTCGGCCATGACGCCGGCCACCGGCAGATGTTCCGCACCCGCCGGATCAGCGAAGTCACCGGGCTGATGCTGGGCAACCTGGCGATCGGGCTCAGCTACGGCTGGTGGATGGACAAACACACCCGCCACCACGCCAACCCCAACCACGTCGACGACGACCCGGACGTCGGAGTGGGCACCCTGTCCTGGACCCCGGAGCAGACCGCCGACAAGCGTGGCCCCGCGCTCTGGCTGGTCCGCCGACAGGCGTACCTGTTCTTTCCGCTGTTGCTGCTGGAAGGGCTGGCCCTGCGAGTGGCCAGCATCCAGGCCGTGATCAGCGGCCCGGTGCGGTACCGGGCGGCAGAAGCGTCACTGCTGGTGGTGCACACCGCCGCGTACCTCGGGCTGGTGTTCGCGACGCTGTCCCCGCTGAAGGCGTTGGCCTTCATCGCCATCCACCAGGCGATCTGGGGTTTCTACATGGGCTGCGCCTTCGCGCCCAACCACAAGGGGATGCCGATGTTCGGCCCCGACGACAACCTCGACTTCCTCCGCAAGCAGGTGCTGACCTCGCGCAACATCCGCGGCGGCTGGTTCGTCGACAACCTGCTCGGCGGGCTCAACTACCAGATCGAGCACCACCTGTTCCCGAGCATGCCCCGGCCGCACCTGCGCCACGCCCAGCCGATCGTGCGCGACTACTGCCGGGAGCTCGGCCTGCCCTACGCCGAGACCGGGCTGGTCGACTCGTACGCCGAGGCGCTGCGCCACCTGCACACCGTCGGCCAGCCGCAGCGGTGA
- a CDS encoding SCO7613 C-terminal domain-containing membrane protein: MSSTAAAQYPCPACRAPASLATGCPGCGRGPDPLAAEVIRLDGEIAGLAARAEQARMAWVTFSGQLRAAQTRRHQLAVQLQAAVRANTAPAPRPVAPAFSPAPGSRPTPTLGPQPMPGSQPRPAPVAQPVRAEASTRTVQNLLFVLGGLLLATAAIVFTAVAWASVGVAGRAAILAGVTAVLLALPLLANWRGLRGTAETFAALGLLLVLLDGYAVRYVDLFGASDLSAARYAAATFAVTGLVAAGYHLLTGLTAARFAALLAAQPVLPLLAVDVRADTAGWTLLLLGTAVTTLAMIALTGRERLAVRITGWVLVGFTLTAAAITALAALVLQQPQNAPALSGAPLLAVALVAVAAARLTGLRALLAISLAGLVPTLALAVIRAAAEPAPSLTLFFAALTTVALAGLGLLARRHLPDVVRTGPCAGALLVATVLGSGLLITTLVVGAAGVRAARPLWHAGPGPIDTPGDWQLPFAVVAVTAALILLLPRAGRPALFTVGAATLLLTVPAAAPVPWWAVAAAGLVAGAASTVRAAWSRDLAVAAPSAAVAVVLTGHALLVSAGRPAVATLAGAVVIATGLAAAAIGRRVGSRPDAGWWNPVAGGTALAVAVAGWPVTAALAAYSLGLPTGWPARAALAAMTLLPVALLAVRRWWPGYLWYVGPALAAATVGATLAPASGAIAYAPGESAGGYAAWAALLLAATATLVPAGVLRIRVPDRALCLDRVSLRGLRILLVGVAGLLIVPATVTVLPALWTLLLTPYLWVDATWTGVPAGAGLTPAQPPSLPAAAVVTLAVLAAAAAVLGRQIRRVALCAAPVALLGLLVALAAAGTPWPVVPALTLAAGLAGLATAARTRSTAVVAVTLALGGPLTGAGLAGLLPTRASTLTALTLLVAVAAWIGVTGRRQPVRVTGWVAAVAAGTVLALTGSRVAELPVRVGAFAVLAVAALALATGALLAARSASGARWRAESIGVEVAGHVAAVAAVLMTVGSARYAAGICTLWGVVLGIRALLTTRRTAPAETESALYRPLGHAPLVHRPWPLAMAALISEIVAWWLLLITTEVSLTEAYTLPAALAALGVGWLALRARPHLSSWLGYGPGLAAALLPSLGSVLVADGQPLRRLLLGTGAVLVVLAGSAYRRQAPVVVGGVVLTMVALRELVAVWDLLPRWSFLAVGGLALITLAVTYERRRRDLGRLRSAVSRMS, from the coding sequence ATGAGCAGCACCGCAGCAGCCCAATACCCCTGCCCGGCCTGTCGCGCGCCGGCCAGTCTCGCCACCGGCTGCCCCGGCTGCGGTCGGGGACCGGACCCGCTCGCCGCCGAGGTGATCCGACTCGACGGCGAGATCGCCGGGCTGGCGGCCCGCGCCGAGCAGGCCCGGATGGCCTGGGTGACGTTCAGCGGGCAGTTGCGCGCCGCGCAGACCCGCCGGCATCAGCTCGCGGTCCAACTGCAGGCGGCGGTACGGGCGAACACCGCACCCGCGCCACGACCGGTCGCACCGGCGTTCTCGCCAGCGCCAGGCTCCCGGCCAACGCCAACGCTTGGGCCCCAGCCAATGCCCGGGTCCCAGCCTCGGCCAGCGCCAGTCGCGCAGCCGGTGCGGGCCGAAGCCTCCACCCGTACCGTGCAGAATCTTCTGTTTGTCCTTGGTGGACTCCTGCTGGCCACCGCCGCGATCGTCTTCACCGCGGTCGCCTGGGCGAGCGTCGGCGTCGCCGGCCGGGCCGCGATCCTGGCCGGTGTCACCGCCGTGCTGCTCGCCCTGCCGCTGCTGGCCAACTGGCGCGGCCTGCGCGGCACCGCCGAGACGTTCGCCGCGCTCGGACTGCTGCTGGTCCTGCTCGACGGATACGCCGTCCGCTACGTCGACCTGTTCGGCGCCAGCGACCTGTCGGCCGCCCGGTACGCCGCCGCGACCTTCGCCGTCACCGGTCTGGTCGCCGCCGGCTACCACCTGCTCACCGGGCTGACCGCCGCCCGGTTCGCGGCCCTGCTCGCCGCCCAACCGGTGCTGCCGCTGCTCGCCGTCGACGTCCGCGCCGACACCGCCGGCTGGACCCTGCTGCTGCTCGGCACCGCCGTCACCACCCTGGCGATGATCGCCCTCACCGGGCGCGAACGGTTGGCGGTACGGATCACCGGCTGGGTACTCGTCGGGTTCACCCTGACCGCCGCCGCGATCACCGCGCTCGCCGCGCTCGTCCTCCAGCAGCCGCAGAACGCCCCGGCGCTGTCCGGCGCACCGCTGCTCGCCGTCGCCCTGGTCGCGGTCGCCGCCGCCCGCCTGACCGGCCTGCGGGCCCTGCTGGCGATCAGCCTGGCCGGGCTGGTGCCGACCCTCGCCCTGGCGGTGATCCGGGCTGCCGCCGAACCGGCCCCGTCGCTGACCCTGTTCTTCGCGGCGCTCACCACCGTGGCGCTGGCCGGGCTCGGCCTGCTGGCCCGCCGCCACCTGCCCGACGTCGTCCGGACCGGACCGTGTGCGGGCGCGTTGCTGGTCGCCACGGTGCTGGGCAGCGGACTGCTCATCACCACCCTGGTGGTCGGCGCCGCCGGAGTACGGGCCGCCCGCCCGCTGTGGCACGCCGGCCCCGGGCCGATCGACACCCCCGGTGACTGGCAGCTGCCGTTCGCGGTGGTCGCGGTCACCGCCGCGCTGATCCTGCTGCTGCCCCGGGCCGGCCGCCCGGCCCTGTTCACCGTCGGCGCGGCGACGCTGCTGCTGACTGTGCCCGCCGCCGCACCGGTGCCGTGGTGGGCGGTCGCGGCCGCCGGCCTGGTCGCCGGAGCCGCGTCGACGGTCCGGGCCGCGTGGAGCCGTGACCTCGCCGTCGCGGCACCCAGCGCGGCCGTCGCCGTCGTGCTGACCGGCCACGCGCTGCTGGTCAGCGCCGGCCGGCCGGCGGTCGCCACGCTCGCCGGTGCCGTCGTGATCGCCACCGGCCTGGCGGCCGCCGCCATCGGCCGCCGGGTCGGCAGCCGACCCGACGCCGGCTGGTGGAACCCGGTCGCCGGCGGGACCGCACTGGCCGTCGCGGTCGCCGGCTGGCCGGTCACCGCCGCGCTCGCCGCGTACAGCCTGGGGTTGCCGACCGGCTGGCCGGCCCGCGCCGCGCTGGCCGCCATGACGCTGCTGCCGGTCGCGCTGCTCGCGGTCCGCCGCTGGTGGCCCGGCTATCTCTGGTACGTCGGCCCGGCGCTGGCCGCCGCCACCGTCGGTGCCACCCTCGCCCCGGCGTCCGGCGCGATTGCGTACGCGCCCGGTGAATCCGCCGGTGGGTACGCGGCCTGGGCCGCGCTGCTGCTCGCCGCCACAGCCACCCTCGTCCCGGCCGGTGTGCTGCGGATCCGGGTCCCGGACCGGGCACTGTGCCTGGACCGGGTGTCGCTGCGCGGGCTGCGGATCCTGCTGGTCGGCGTCGCCGGGCTGCTGATCGTGCCGGCGACGGTCACCGTGTTGCCGGCGTTGTGGACGCTCCTGCTGACCCCGTACCTGTGGGTCGACGCGACCTGGACCGGGGTGCCGGCCGGCGCTGGCCTCACCCCGGCGCAGCCGCCGTCGCTGCCCGCCGCCGCCGTGGTCACCCTCGCCGTGCTGGCCGCCGCCGCGGCCGTCCTCGGCCGGCAGATCCGGCGGGTGGCGCTCTGCGCCGCGCCGGTCGCGCTGCTGGGCCTGCTGGTGGCGCTGGCCGCCGCCGGCACCCCGTGGCCGGTCGTGCCGGCGCTCACCCTCGCCGCCGGGCTCGCCGGGCTGGCGACGGCCGCCCGGACCCGGTCGACGGCGGTCGTCGCGGTGACGCTGGCGCTGGGCGGGCCGCTGACCGGTGCCGGCCTGGCCGGCCTGCTGCCGACCCGGGCCAGCACGCTGACCGCGCTGACCCTCCTGGTGGCGGTCGCCGCCTGGATCGGCGTGACCGGCCGACGCCAACCGGTCCGGGTGACCGGCTGGGTCGCGGCGGTCGCCGCCGGTACGGTGCTCGCGCTGACCGGGTCACGGGTCGCCGAGTTGCCGGTGCGGGTCGGTGCGTTCGCCGTACTCGCCGTCGCCGCGCTGGCGCTGGCGACCGGCGCACTGCTGGCTGCCCGGTCCGCCAGCGGCGCGCGGTGGCGCGCCGAGTCGATCGGGGTGGAGGTCGCCGGGCACGTCGCCGCGGTCGCCGCCGTGCTGATGACGGTCGGCTCGGCCCGGTACGCGGCGGGCATCTGCACCCTGTGGGGCGTCGTTCTCGGCATCCGGGCGCTGCTGACCACCCGGCGGACGGCACCGGCCGAGACCGAGTCGGCGCTGTACCGGCCGCTGGGGCACGCGCCGTTGGTGCACCGGCCGTGGCCGCTGGCGATGGCCGCCCTGATCAGCGAGATCGTCGCCTGGTGGCTGCTGCTGATCACCACGGAGGTGTCGCTGACCGAGGCGTACACGCTGCCGGCGGCGCTGGCCGCGCTGGGCGTCGGCTGGCTGGCCCTGCGGGCCCGACCGCACCTGTCCAGCTGGCTCGGGTACGGCCCCGGGCTGGCTGCCGCGCTGCTGCCGAGCCTCGGCTCGGTGCTGGTCGCGGACGGGCAACCGCTGCGGCGACTGCTGCTGGGCACTGGGGCGGTGCTGGTGGTGCTGGCGGGTTCGGCGTACCGCCGGCAGGCTCCGGTGGTGGTCGGCGGCGTGGTCCTGACGATGGTGGCGCTGCGGGAGCTGGTCGCCGTCTGGGACCTGCTGCCCCGGTGGAGTTTCCTCGCCGTTGGCGGGTTGGCGCTGATCACTCTCGCGGTAACCTACGAACGTCGCCGTCGCGATCTGGGCAGGCTACGTAGCGCAGTCAGCCGGATGAGTTGA
- the cutA gene encoding divalent-cation tolerance protein CutA, with translation MDQISVVTTVVDARSVAEVLAASAVAGRFAACAQIGGPLASTYWWDGRVETTKEWSVEFKTAIDRSDPLVAYLRTAHPYDIPEVLVTVIEAGNPDYARWVYEHTRP, from the coding sequence GTGGATCAGATCTCCGTTGTGACGACGGTGGTGGACGCCCGCTCGGTCGCCGAGGTGCTCGCCGCTTCCGCCGTGGCCGGGCGATTCGCCGCCTGTGCCCAGATCGGCGGGCCGCTGGCCAGCACCTACTGGTGGGACGGTCGAGTGGAGACCACCAAGGAATGGTCGGTGGAGTTCAAAACCGCCATCGACCGTAGCGATCCGTTGGTCGCATACTTACGCACCGCACATCCCTACGACATTCCCGAGGTCCTGGTAACCGTCATCGAAGCCGGCAACCCCGATTACGCCCGGTGGGTGTACGAACACACCCGTCCCTGA
- a CDS encoding 1-acyl-sn-glycerol-3-phosphate acyltransferase, whose protein sequence is MPLPPRWVRRTLLAPAVLLLALAMVTTLPVWIFVAAGASLLVPGRLRVLRLFWIAAVYLVWDAVALTALFGLWLASGCGWKIRSPAFQRAHYVLTGWFLTFFFWHARWALRLSIDVVGTDPDTALPGRPELVVCRHAGPGDSFILIHGLVNWFDREPRIVLKETLQWDPAIDVLLNRLPNRFIAPGDKRAEPVETQIAHLATGLDANDAFVIFPEGGNFTPGRRSRAIDRLHALGLHGMAARAESMRHVLAPRPGGLLAALDAAPDAGVIFAAHTGLDRMLTVADVWRELPMDKRIVMRFWSVPPEEIPVGREERIEWLYDWWARIDLWIEKNHSGADRA, encoded by the coding sequence ATGCCGCTGCCACCCCGATGGGTACGCCGTACCCTGCTCGCCCCGGCGGTACTGCTGCTCGCCCTGGCGATGGTGACCACCCTGCCGGTGTGGATCTTCGTGGCCGCCGGCGCGTCGCTGCTGGTGCCGGGTCGGCTGCGGGTGCTGCGGCTGTTCTGGATCGCCGCCGTCTACCTGGTCTGGGACGCGGTGGCGTTGACCGCCCTGTTCGGACTGTGGTTGGCCTCGGGCTGCGGATGGAAGATCCGCAGCCCGGCGTTCCAGCGTGCCCACTACGTACTGACCGGCTGGTTCCTGACGTTCTTCTTCTGGCACGCCCGCTGGGCGCTGCGGCTGAGCATCGACGTCGTCGGCACCGACCCGGACACCGCGCTGCCGGGCCGCCCCGAGCTGGTGGTCTGCCGGCACGCCGGCCCGGGTGACTCGTTCATCCTGATCCACGGCCTGGTCAACTGGTTCGACCGGGAGCCGCGCATCGTGCTCAAGGAGACCCTGCAATGGGATCCGGCGATCGACGTGCTGCTCAACCGGCTGCCCAACCGGTTCATCGCGCCGGGTGACAAGCGCGCCGAGCCGGTCGAGACGCAGATCGCGCACCTGGCGACCGGGCTGGACGCCAACGACGCGTTCGTCATCTTCCCGGAGGGCGGCAACTTCACCCCCGGTCGGCGCAGCCGCGCCATCGACCGGCTGCACGCGCTGGGACTGCACGGCATGGCGGCCCGAGCCGAGTCGATGCGGCACGTGCTGGCGCCCCGCCCCGGCGGGCTGCTCGCGGCGCTCGACGCCGCACCGGACGCCGGGGTCATCTTCGCCGCGCACACCGGCCTGGACCGGATGCTGACCGTCGCCGACGTGTGGCGGGAGTTGCCGATGGACAAGCGGATCGTGATGCGATTCTGGTCGGTGCCACCCGAGGAGATCCCGGTTGGCCGGGAGGAACGCATCGAATGGCTCTACGACTGGTGGGCCCGGATCGATTTGTGGATCGAGAAGAACCATTCCGGGGCCGACAGGGCGTAG